GTTTTGCCCGTATAGGTGATAGCCGTATGGTCAGGAGAAAATTTATGAATATAAAGCTCCGGAATAACCAGCCCGACGGGACACGTATAGACGACACCATTTTCAAAATCTATTCCGACTACCCCGACACGGCCACCCTTAATAGATTCGATATTAATTCGATTCTGGTAAGATAAAGTCCCATTGTTGTTTTGATAGGTTAGCAAACTGGCTTGTTCTCCTATCCAGTGTTCAACGTACAGGATGTTACCCTGGTAGTACATGGGCCCGATATGATTAATCCCAGCAGGATTGATGACGAAGGTCTGGTCTGGGCTCTTGAATTTACCGTTGTTTCCATTGAAGGTGTAGATGGCCTTGGGCGAAGGATTGACAGAAGGGGAGCCGCTGCCATTCGAAGAAAAAAGCCAATGAGCCCCGTCCCAGATGACGCCTTGTACCTCTTCCGTCCAGCTTTCATCTATCCTACCTGGTGCTTCGGTCACTAACGCATAGCTGTGCGGGGCATCCATCGCTCGCATCGCTTTACGAAGCGAAGTAGGTCGGTAGCCAAAGTTCACATAGTGGACCTGCTCACCAGCAGCGTAGCCGATCTTACTGAGTTGTTGGCGATAGCTAATCATAGCGACCTTACTGTAGCGTAACCAGAATAGGAAGTAAGGCACTACCCGTTTCAAGGGGAGCGAGCGCTTTTCCCAAGACGGCCCCAAACGCTGCTTGACGGTCGGTCGCTTTCATCGCATGTCCCACTTGATTCGCTGTGGTGAGTAAATCCCCGATTTGAACGGGAGCGTTCGTGGCGTCCACCAAGCAGAATACTTTACCGACTAAGGCAATGGGAAGGCGTTCATTCCCGGTATCCCGCCGGTCTAATACCAAGCCGGGGCGGTACGTACCAGCGCCCGAGACTACGCCCACCACGCGCGAATCATAGGCCGATGAACTCGGCTCCACGTCGCCGCCTGCTCCCAGCACCATAACCATTCCGCGTTCTACTGGAAGTACCACGTCCGTGTTCGTGGCTACGTCGAACTCTTCGGCGAAGTCGGCATTCGAAATCCAAATGTCGCCCTGAGCCCCATTGAGTTCAATGGAAGCATCCTGATTACCGTTGTACACCGTGATACGCCCTGGCCGATTCGATTGCCCTAAGCCAATGATGCTCTCTGTATCGCTAGCAATCAACTCGACGATAGGCATCCCGTCTTGCCCTTGAACGGAGACTTTCCCATTGGTTGCATTGCCTCCTAACGTTAGCGTCGCATCAGCTGTGGTTAAATTGACGGTTGGGCTACCTTGTTTGTTATACAGGGTCAGTCGACCGCCCCGGTTCTTGTTGCCAGCCGCAATAACGGCTTCAGTATCGGCCGCGAGCAATTCTACTAACGCCGTACCCTCTTTCCCCCGAACCGATACTTTTCCATTAGTGCCGCCGCTTCCTAGCGTGAGCGAAGCATCCGCTGTGGCTACGTTGACCGTCGGATTCCCGTTCTTATCATACATCGTTAGCCGCCCAGGGCGGGCTTTATTGCCGGCGCCTAGGACCGCTTCGTTGTCCAAGGCTAGCATTTCCACTAAAGGGGTTCCATCTTTGCCACACACAGAGGCTTTACCATTGGCGCCATTGCCACCAGAAATTAAGTCACCCATAAAACAAGAGAACTATGTGAAAGAATAGAATACACTTATCCGCTGCGAATTGCTTGACCGGCCAGATCCACTGTGGATGAAGTAAGAGGGTAATTACAGCGACTAAAGTAACAGGTTTGTTCATGTCTGTATATCACATAAACATTTGATATACAGACAATTATGATTAAACATACAAGTAGGAATATTGCGCACAGGCAACATGGCTTGTTGGAGCAAGGGGTGCAGGTTCTCGCCGTAACGTGGCGGCCACGTTGATTGTGCCATGGGTGTACACTGGGCCACCGCTTCTAATAACGACGCTGGAAGCCGGGTACGTTGGATAAGGCTATTCTGCTTGTTAATGCAGGGGCTTATTCGACGTGCTACTAGGCTACTTGATCAAACGTGTTGATGAACTGCTGCATGGCTTGTAAGCCGGTCTGACAGACCTCGGTTAGGTTATATTCCGCATTGTTGAAGGAGAGTATGATCACTTTTGGGATATGCTCGGCAATCAAGAAGTGACCAGCTTTGGGAAGCCAGAAAGCGGATCGGCTTTGCTACTGGTTGGCCAGCGCAAGGAGCCAACCCAGTCCTTTCCCCAAATCAGGGCTTACGCATCAAACTTAGAGCAACATATTGAGGACTGACCTTTGCCTTCTCAGACATCGTCAAGTTCTTCATGTTCAGCCACCTTCTTGCTTCTTTCGCCACCCTTCCAGACCCGCGTTGCGCGGGCCGCACCCGGCACCGCCTGCGCGATGTGCTCGTCATCGCTATCTGTGCGGTCGTTGCCGGAGCCGAAACGTGGGTGGACATCGCCCACTACGGCCAGTTGAAGCAGACGTGGCTGGCTTCGTTTTTGGAGTTGCCCAGCGGAATTCCTTCGCACGACACGTTCCGGCGCGTGTTCTCCCTGCTCGACCCGCAGCTGCTCGAACAGTGCTTTCGGCAGTGGATGGCCACCATCGCCCCACCCCTGCCCCGCGAGGTCGTGGCCATCGACGGCAAGACGGTGCGCCGCTCCTTTGACCGGAGGCGGGCCCAAGGCCCGCTGCATGTGGTCAGCGCGTTTGCCACCGAACAAGGCCTGAGTCTGGGGCAGGTAGGGGTGTTAAGCAAAGGGCAGGAATTGGCGGCTATCCCGGTGTTACTCAGTGGCCTGCAGCTTGCCAATACGATTGTTACAGTCGATGCGCTAGGTTGCCGGCGGGCCATTGCCCGGCAGCTACTGGCCCAGCAGGCGGACTATATTTTTGCGCTGAAAGGCAACCAAGGGCGTTATTACCGGGCCGTCAAAACCTATTGTCATAGGAGTTGCGTCGAGCGTTGGGCGGAGTACCCCGCTGACTACGATGCCTTTGACCGCCGCCAC
This genomic interval from Hymenobacter sp. GOD-10R contains the following:
- a CDS encoding ISAs1 family transposase; this translates as MFSHLLASFATLPDPRCAGRTRHRLRDVLVIAICAVVAGAETWVDIAHYGQLKQTWLASFLELPSGIPSHDTFRRVFSLLDPQLLEQCFRQWMATIAPPLPREVVAIDGKTVRRSFDRRRAQGPLHVVSAFATEQGLSLGQVGVLSKGQELAAIPVLLSGLQLANTIVTVDALGCRRAIARQLLAQQADYIFALKGNQGRYYRAVKTYCHRSCVERWAEYPADYDAFDRRHGRWVRRRAWVLPLSDEVAALRTWPGLRAIIAVETIRQVQHQPGTHVEWRYYLTSCPDAPAVLIQAIRRHWAIENSLHWVLDVVFREDEARSRDRVATRNFAVLRKLAFNLLQQGKHQPGSLRARRRNAGWNDNYMTQRLTCARQNDRATVP